From the Lampris incognitus isolate fLamInc1 chromosome 10, fLamInc1.hap2, whole genome shotgun sequence genome, one window contains:
- the ubfd1 gene encoding ubiquitin domain-containing protein UBFD1 isoform X2, whose translation MATQDESEGITMETEDQPKEAESLCESAEKDASEDTCQSDGGNPSTQDSNISNGGDAEDKQEMVDLKIIWNKIKYDLKIPVDSTGARLKERIHSLTGLPPAMQKVMYKGLLPEDKTLREIKITNGAKIMVVGSTINDVLAVNTPKEVIQQEVKAEENKKEPLCRQKQHRKVLDKGKPDDIMSAVKGAKVRDELVYHNRSQKQHRSIVTNTVISERLPTVPLSGMYNKSGGKVRLTFKLEQDQLWIGTKERTEKVPMGSIKNVVTEPIEGYEDYHMMAFQLGPTEASQYWVYWVPAQFVDAIKDTVLGKWQYF comes from the exons ATGGCGACCCAGGATG aaagtgAAGGCATAACAATGGAAACGGAGGACCAGCCGAAAGAAGCTGAATCACTTTGTGAAAGTGCTGAAAAAGATGCTTCAGAAGACACGTGTCAGTCAGATGGAGGAAACCCATCAACTCAGGACTCTAATATTAGCAATGGAGGTGATGCAGAGGATAAGCAGGAGATGGTGGATCTAAAGATTATTTGGAACAAGATCAAATATGACCTGAAGATTCCGGTTGATAGCACTGGAGCCAGACTTAAAGAGAGGATCCATTCACTTACCG GTCTTCCACCAGCAATGCAGAAAGTGATGTACAAGGGGTTACTTCCTGAAGACAAGACGCTACGTGAAATTAAAATTACAAATGGTGCAAAAATAATGGTGGTAGGATCGACAATAAATGATGTATTAGCTGTGAATACACCCAAAGAGGTAATTCAGCAGGAGGTGAAAGCtgaggaaaacaaaaaagaacctTTATGCAGACAAAAG CAACACAGGAAGGTATTAGACAAAGGTAAACCAGATGACATCATGTCAGCTGTGAAGGGAGCAAAGGTGAGAGATGAACTTGTGTACCATAACAGGTCCCAGAAGCAGCACAGATCCATTGTCACAAACACTGTGATTTCa GAACGACTACCAACTGTGCCTTTATCCGGTATGTACAACAAATCCGGTGGAAAAGTTAGACTCACTTTCAAACTGGAGCAAGACCAGTTGTGGATCGGAACTAAGG AAAGGACAGAGAAAGTTCCGATGGGCTCCATAAAAAACGTAGTGACTGAACCCATTGAAGGCTACGAGGACTATCACATGATG GCGTTTCAGTTGGGTCCGACAGAAGCCTCTCAGTATTGGGTCTACTGGGTGCCTGCACAGTTTGTCGATGCAATCAAAGACACGGTCCTTGGAAAATGGCAGTATTTCTAA
- the ubfd1 gene encoding ubiquitin domain-containing protein UBFD1 isoform X1, with translation MVNGLGEDELAESEGITMETEDQPKEAESLCESAEKDASEDTCQSDGGNPSTQDSNISNGGDAEDKQEMVDLKIIWNKIKYDLKIPVDSTGARLKERIHSLTGLPPAMQKVMYKGLLPEDKTLREIKITNGAKIMVVGSTINDVLAVNTPKEVIQQEVKAEENKKEPLCRQKQHRKVLDKGKPDDIMSAVKGAKVRDELVYHNRSQKQHRSIVTNTVISERLPTVPLSGMYNKSGGKVRLTFKLEQDQLWIGTKERTEKVPMGSIKNVVTEPIEGYEDYHMMAFQLGPTEASQYWVYWVPAQFVDAIKDTVLGKWQYF, from the exons ATGGTGAATGGACTGGGTGAAGACGAACTAGCAG aaagtgAAGGCATAACAATGGAAACGGAGGACCAGCCGAAAGAAGCTGAATCACTTTGTGAAAGTGCTGAAAAAGATGCTTCAGAAGACACGTGTCAGTCAGATGGAGGAAACCCATCAACTCAGGACTCTAATATTAGCAATGGAGGTGATGCAGAGGATAAGCAGGAGATGGTGGATCTAAAGATTATTTGGAACAAGATCAAATATGACCTGAAGATTCCGGTTGATAGCACTGGAGCCAGACTTAAAGAGAGGATCCATTCACTTACCG GTCTTCCACCAGCAATGCAGAAAGTGATGTACAAGGGGTTACTTCCTGAAGACAAGACGCTACGTGAAATTAAAATTACAAATGGTGCAAAAATAATGGTGGTAGGATCGACAATAAATGATGTATTAGCTGTGAATACACCCAAAGAGGTAATTCAGCAGGAGGTGAAAGCtgaggaaaacaaaaaagaacctTTATGCAGACAAAAG CAACACAGGAAGGTATTAGACAAAGGTAAACCAGATGACATCATGTCAGCTGTGAAGGGAGCAAAGGTGAGAGATGAACTTGTGTACCATAACAGGTCCCAGAAGCAGCACAGATCCATTGTCACAAACACTGTGATTTCa GAACGACTACCAACTGTGCCTTTATCCGGTATGTACAACAAATCCGGTGGAAAAGTTAGACTCACTTTCAAACTGGAGCAAGACCAGTTGTGGATCGGAACTAAGG AAAGGACAGAGAAAGTTCCGATGGGCTCCATAAAAAACGTAGTGACTGAACCCATTGAAGGCTACGAGGACTATCACATGATG GCGTTTCAGTTGGGTCCGACAGAAGCCTCTCAGTATTGGGTCTACTGGGTGCCTGCACAGTTTGTCGATGCAATCAAAGACACGGTCCTTGGAAAATGGCAGTATTTCTAA
- the rmi2 gene encoding recQ-mediated genome instability protein 2 — protein MDKTETPAGIKRPPPIKLLSAQLREGDRKEAEGNVECFIRGSNGRILPVSMVWMQGTILEVKADRNAVRLSDETGTFVVQGIANIPKGKPCLSDGKYVMVMGVIKAISPEPVIHAVKMADLSQDAAIHKRMWKLEVEDLQQVLS, from the exons ATGGATAAAACGGAGACCCCCGCGGGAATAAAACGGCCACCGCCTATCAAACTACTGTCTGCTCAGTTGAGAGAGGGGGATCGGAAAGAAGCCGAAGGCAACGTTGAATGTTTCATCAGAGGCAGCAATGGCCGAATACTCCCGGTTTCAATGGTGTGGATGCAAGGGACTATACTGGAAGTTAAAGCCGACCGCAATGCCGTGCGGCTTTCGGACGAGACGGGAACTTTTGTCGTCCAGGGTATCGCCAACATCCCCAAAGGAAAGCCGTGTTTATCCGACG GCAAATATGTCATGGTGATGGGTGTCATCAAAGCCATCTCCCCAGAGCCGGTCATTCATGCAGTGAAAATGGCAGACCTGTCACAGGATGCTGCCATACACAAAAGAATGTGGAAGCTGGAAGTGGAGGATCTGCAGCAGGTGCTATCTTGA
- the ubfd1 gene encoding ubiquitin domain-containing protein UBFD1 isoform X3: MVNGLGEDELAESEGITMETEDQPKEAESLCESAEKDASEDTCQSDGGNPSTQDSNISNGGDAEDKQEMVDLKIIWNKIKYDLKIPVDSTGARLKERIHSLTGLPPAMQKVMYKGLLPEDKTLREIKITNGAKIMVVGSTINDVLAVNTPKEVIQQEVKAEENKKEPLCRQKQHRKVLDKGKPDDIMSAVKGAKERLPTVPLSGMYNKSGGKVRLTFKLEQDQLWIGTKERTEKVPMGSIKNVVTEPIEGYEDYHMMAFQLGPTEASQYWVYWVPAQFVDAIKDTVLGKWQYF; encoded by the exons ATGGTGAATGGACTGGGTGAAGACGAACTAGCAG aaagtgAAGGCATAACAATGGAAACGGAGGACCAGCCGAAAGAAGCTGAATCACTTTGTGAAAGTGCTGAAAAAGATGCTTCAGAAGACACGTGTCAGTCAGATGGAGGAAACCCATCAACTCAGGACTCTAATATTAGCAATGGAGGTGATGCAGAGGATAAGCAGGAGATGGTGGATCTAAAGATTATTTGGAACAAGATCAAATATGACCTGAAGATTCCGGTTGATAGCACTGGAGCCAGACTTAAAGAGAGGATCCATTCACTTACCG GTCTTCCACCAGCAATGCAGAAAGTGATGTACAAGGGGTTACTTCCTGAAGACAAGACGCTACGTGAAATTAAAATTACAAATGGTGCAAAAATAATGGTGGTAGGATCGACAATAAATGATGTATTAGCTGTGAATACACCCAAAGAGGTAATTCAGCAGGAGGTGAAAGCtgaggaaaacaaaaaagaacctTTATGCAGACAAAAG CAACACAGGAAGGTATTAGACAAAGGTAAACCAGATGACATCATGTCAGCTGTGAAGGGAGCAAAG GAACGACTACCAACTGTGCCTTTATCCGGTATGTACAACAAATCCGGTGGAAAAGTTAGACTCACTTTCAAACTGGAGCAAGACCAGTTGTGGATCGGAACTAAGG AAAGGACAGAGAAAGTTCCGATGGGCTCCATAAAAAACGTAGTGACTGAACCCATTGAAGGCTACGAGGACTATCACATGATG GCGTTTCAGTTGGGTCCGACAGAAGCCTCTCAGTATTGGGTCTACTGGGTGCCTGCACAGTTTGTCGATGCAATCAAAGACACGGTCCTTGGAAAATGGCAGTATTTCTAA